Genomic DNA from Streptomyces sp. PCS3-D2:
TCACGGTCGAGGGCATGGCCGAGGACCTGGTGGGCGGGGCCGCCGGCCCGGCGGGCCGGCCCGCGGCACTGCCCCGCGGGCGGGCCTGGCTGTTCGTCGAGATGCCGGACGAGGGCGGGGCGCGGGCCGTCGCCCGCGGCGCCGACGCACTGGACGTGCTGGTGGTCACCGACCCGGCCCGGCAGCGGGCCCTGTGGCGGATCCGCGAGGACGCCGCCGGCACCGCGACCAGGACGCCCGACGGGCGGATGGCCTGGCCCGGTTGGGAGGACTGCGCGGTCCCGCCGGCCCGGCTGGGCGCGTACCTGAGGCAGTTCCGGTCCCTGCTGGCCGCCCACGGGCTGCACGGCACCCCGTACGGGCACTTCGGCGAGGGCTGCGTCCACGCGCGCATCGACTTCGACCTCGCCTCCGCGGCCGGCCGGACCCGCTACCGGGCCTTCTCCGAGGAACTCGCCGATCTCGTCGTCGCCCACGGCGGATCCCTCTCGGGCGAACACGGCGACGGGCAGGCGCGTGCCGAACTCCTGCCGAAGATGTACGGCGACGAGGTGATTCGGCTCTTCGGCGCCTACAAGGACGTGTGGGACCCGGCGGGCGGGATGAACCCGGGGATGCTGGTCAGGCCCGCCCGGCTGGACGAGAACCTCCGCTTCGAGGTCCTCCCGGCCACCCCCTTCGCCGCCGAGGTCGCACGGTGCGTCGGCGTCGCCAAGTGCCGGACCGGCGAGCCGGGCGGACCGGGCGTGATGTGCCCCTCCTACCGGGCCACCGGCGAGGAACAGCACTCCACGCGCGGCCGCGCGCGGCTGCTCCACGAGATGCTCGCCGGGGAGGTCGTCACCGGCGGCTGGCGTTCGCCGGAGGTCGCCGAGGCCCTCGACCTGTGCCTGGGGTGCAAGGGCTGCCGCAGCGACTGCCCGGTCGGCGTGGACATGGCCGCGTACAAGTCGGAGTTCCTGCACCACCACTGGGCCGGCCGCATCCGGCCGGCGGCCCACTACACGCTCGGCGGCCTGCCGGGATGGCTGCGCCTGATCCACCGCCTGCGGGCGGCGGGCGCCGTCAACGCGGCCCTGCGCCTGCTGCCGGTGCCCGTGCCGGGCCTGGCCCGCGAACGGGCCCTGCCGGAACTCGCGAAGCGGCCGTTCACCCGGGGCGCGGGTGCGTCCGGTCCCGTGTCCGGGGCGTCCGGGCCCGTGTCCGGGCCGGCCGTCGTCCTGTGGCCCGACACGTTCACGGAGTACCTCGCTCCCGAGGTCGGCCACGCCGCGCTCCGCGTGCTCCGGGCGGCCGGCCTCGACGTGACCGTCCCCCGCGGCGGCGGCCGGATCTGCTGCGGCCTGACCTACCTCTCCACCGGCCGCCTCGACCGGGCCCGCAAGGTCCTGCGCCGCACCCTGGACACCCTCGGCGAGGTCCCCGGACCCGTCACCGTCCTCGAACCGAGCTGCGCCGCGGCCCTGCGCACCGACCTGCCCGCCCTGCTCCCCGCCGACCCGCGCGCGGCCCGCCTGGCGGCCGCCGTACGCACCGTCGCCGAGACCCTGGAGGAGTACGCGCCCGGCTGGCGGCCGCCCCGTCTGGACCGTCCGCTCGTCGGCCAGACCCACTGCCACCAGCACGCCGTCCTCGGGGACGGCGCCGACCGCCGGCTGCGCGAGCGCGCCGGGCTCGCCGGGGAGCCCGCCGGAGGCTGCTGCGGTCTCGCGGGGAACTTCGGCTTCGAGCCGGGACACCACCAGGTGTCGGTGGCCTGTGCGGAGGAGCAGCTCCTGCCGTCGCTGCGCACGGCCCCGCCGGGCGCGCTGGTCCAGGCGGACGGGTTCTCCTGCCGGACCCAGATCGCCGAGCTGGGCGGAGTGCGGGCCCGTCACCTCGTGGAACTCCTCGCGGAAGGGCTGGCGGCCGAAGAGTCCCACGGGCCCGCGGCCGGCACGCGGCCCTAACGGGCATGTAAGGAAAGATAAGCGGCGACACTCCTTACGAGGGCTTAGGCTGGCTGCATGCCCGCACCTTCCGCGTCCCCGACGACCAGCCCCGCCGCCGCACCCTCCGCCGACCCCTCCGCCCCAGGGGTCCGGTCCCGTTTCGGCCCGGTGGCACTGGTGGTCTCGGCGGGTGTCTCGGTCCAGTTCGGTGCCGCCCTCGCCGTCATGATCATGCCGAGGGCGGGTGCTGCGGGCGTGGTCACCCTGCGCCTCGCGGCCGCCGCGATCGTGCTGCTGCTCCTGTGCCGGCCGAAGGTGCGCGGGTACACGCGCTCCGACTGGGGCACCGTGGTCGCGTTCGGCGTGGCGATGGCCGCCATGAACGGCCTCTTCTACCAGGCCATCGACCGGATCCCGCTCGGGCCGGCGGT
This window encodes:
- a CDS encoding FAD-binding and (Fe-S)-binding domain-containing protein — protein: MTTPGEVERTLRAELRGEVDFSAAARALVTMDASNYRRVPLGVVAPRDADDVAAALRVCADAGVPVVPRGGGTSIAGQATGVGVVLDLTRHMNALLSVDPAARTAVVQPGLVLDRLRDAVRPYGLTFGPDPSTHSRCTLGGMIGNNACGAHSVAWGTTADNVTELAVTAYGGVPHRIGTGWQGAPDGLRDLVGAHLGLLRTGMPPAFSRRISGYGALDALLPERGVRLAPAFCGSEGTLAVVTEAVVRLVELPPAPALAVLGYSDESAAADAAAGLLPYRPLTVEGMAEDLVGGAAGPAGRPAALPRGRAWLFVEMPDEGGARAVARGADALDVLVVTDPARQRALWRIREDAAGTATRTPDGRMAWPGWEDCAVPPARLGAYLRQFRSLLAAHGLHGTPYGHFGEGCVHARIDFDLASAAGRTRYRAFSEELADLVVAHGGSLSGEHGDGQARAELLPKMYGDEVIRLFGAYKDVWDPAGGMNPGMLVRPARLDENLRFEVLPATPFAAEVARCVGVAKCRTGEPGGPGVMCPSYRATGEEQHSTRGRARLLHEMLAGEVVTGGWRSPEVAEALDLCLGCKGCRSDCPVGVDMAAYKSEFLHHHWAGRIRPAAHYTLGGLPGWLRLIHRLRAAGAVNAALRLLPVPVPGLARERALPELAKRPFTRGAGASGPVSGASGPVSGPAVVLWPDTFTEYLAPEVGHAALRVLRAAGLDVTVPRGGGRICCGLTYLSTGRLDRARKVLRRTLDTLGEVPGPVTVLEPSCAAALRTDLPALLPADPRAARLAAAVRTVAETLEEYAPGWRPPRLDRPLVGQTHCHQHAVLGDGADRRLRERAGLAGEPAGGCCGLAGNFGFEPGHHQVSVACAEEQLLPSLRTAPPGALVQADGFSCRTQIAELGGVRARHLVELLAEGLAAEESHGPAAGTRP